The genomic stretch AGAAAGCCGAGGTCGGTGGCGGGACTCGCGGTGGTCGTGATCGTCAGCAGCACGCCCCAAGTCTGCCGTAACGCCGCGAAGCCCCGCCAATGATTACTTACAGGTGCTTACACGTGCGGCAGCACCTCGGCCGCGATGAGCTCCAGGTGGTCGAGGTCGCCCAGGTCCAGGATCTGCAGGTAGACCCGCTCGGCGCCCAGCTCGGCGAACTTGCCGATCTTCTCCACGACCTCCGCCGGGGTGCCGGCCAGGCCGCCCACGCTCAAGGTGTCGGGATTCTCGCCGATGGCGGCCGCGCGCCGCTCGACCTCCGCCCGGTCGGCGCCCACGACGGTGGTCTGGGCCACCGACAGCTTGATGGTGCGGCCGGCCGTCTCGCACGCCGCGCGTACCCGGTCGAACGCCTCGGCGGTGTCGTCAAGGGTACGGAACGGCACGTTGTACTCGTCGGCGTACGTGGCCGCCAGCCGCGGCGTGCGCTTGGCGCCGAACCCGCCGATGATCACCGGCGGCCGGGGCCGCTGCACCGGCTTCGGCAGCGCGGGCGAGTCCACGAGCCGGTAGTAGCTGCCCTCGAACGAGTAACTCTTCTCCGCGGTCCACAATCCGGTGATGATCTCCAATTGCTCCTCGAACCGCCCGAACCGCTCTCCGGTCGGCGGGAACGGGATGCCGTACGCGGAGTGCTCCCCGTCGTACCAGCCGGTGCCGAAGCCCAGCTCGGCCCGGCCGCCGCTCATCTGGTCCACCTGCGCGACGCTGATCGCCAGCGGCCCCGGCAACCGGAACGTGGCCGGCGTCACGAGCGTGCCCAACCGGATCCGCGAGGTCTCCCTGGCCAGGCCGGCGAGCGTGATCCAGGCGTCGGTCGAGCCCGGACCCGGGTCGCCGGGGCCGATGCGCTGGTAGTGGTCGGACCGGAAGAACGCGTCGAACCCAAGGCGCTCGGCGGCCTGGGCGACGGCGAGCAGGTCGTCATATGTGGCGCCCTGCTGGGGCTCGGTGAAGATCCGCAACTTCATGACCACATTATCCGCACACATCGGACGCGAACCGGAAAAGACCCGCGCCGTGGTGGGAACGCTTGCTAACGTGCACGCCAAGCACGCTAAGTAGTCATTCGATCACATGGGGTATCCTATGCCGCGGCATAAGAGGGAACCTGGCACACTCCCCCGCCCTCTTGCGGTCCTCGGCGGGCTCGCGCTCGTCGCCGCCACGGGCGTCGCGATTCGATTCCTCCCCGCGGGTGCCGCCTCCCCGCCACCTCCCGTGAGGCAGCCGCCGGTCGCGCAGCCCTCCCCCAGCGTCTCGTCCGCGGCGGTCCCGGAGCGGAAGGTCCCGTTCGTGGGCTTCGTCGACACGGCTCGCGAGCCGGACTTCGACCTGTCCGCCGAGTCCCGCCGCACCGGCGTGCGCCACTACCTGCTGGGCCACCTCGTCGCGGGCGGCGACGACGGCTGCGCCCCGAAATGGGCAGGCCCGCGGGCAACGCTCCACCCGGACGCCGACGGCGGCGATCCGCCCGCCCCCGACGCCGACCGCGGTGATCCGCCCGCCCCCGACGCCGACCGCGGTGATCCGCCCGCCCCCGACGCCGACCGCGGTGATCCGCTCGATCCCGGCGACAACCCGGTGGCGAACAGGATCGGCCGGCTGAGGGCGCTGGGCGGTGACGCCGCTCCCACGTTCGGCGGGCCTGGCGTCGAGGAACTGGCGGTGACCTGCACCAGGCCGGGCGGGCTCGCCGCCGCCTACCGCAGGGTGGTCGGCGCGTTCGACGCCAAGGCCGTCGACTTCGAGGTCCGCGACAGCGAGGACGGCGCCGCGGTGCTGCGCAGGGCCCGGGCCATCCGCGCCATGCAGCGCGAGCGACCGCTGCGGGTCAGCTTCACGCTCCCGCTGAGACCGTACGGGCTGAACGCCGCCGACGTGGCGATGCTGCGTACCACCCACAAGGCCGGCGCGGAGATCGGCACCGTGAACGTGCTGGCCGACATGGAGTCCCACACGGCTCCCAGCGGCCGCCTGCGCCGGCTGGCGGCGGCCGTCCAGCTGGCCAAGGACCAGATCGCCCAGGCCCAGGACCTGCCGGACCGCGGGCAGGCGTGGCGGCGCATCGCCCTGACCCCGGTGCTGGCGGGCAAGGGCGATCTGAGCGAGCTCGACGCCCGCACGCTCGCGGGCTACGCCGCCCGTCACGGGCTGGCCTGGCTGTCGCTACGCGGCGTGCCGCCGTCACCTGATGTGGCGCGGATTCTGCGAGGCCCCTGACTATAGGATTCTGGGCACCAGGAGGCTTCTGTCAGTGGGGGGAGGGGCGATGGCGGCCCGGCCGGACACGGCACGGAAGATCCTGATCTACTGGATGGACGGGATGGTGGTGTTCGTCGCCATCCTCTCCATCGTGTTCACCCTCGCGGCGGTGGCGGAGGGCACGGTCCCCCCATGGGCCGCGGCCGTTGCCATCGGGTGCACGTTCGGCTTCTACGGACTCTTCCCGTTCCTCCTCAGAGACGCCTTCGACTCCCGGCCGCGTCCCACGGTGAAGCTGCTGCTCGCGGCGGTGTTCGCGGCGGCGAACCTGGCGATCCTGCCGCTGGCCGGGGACGCCGCGAGCGCGTGGATGCAGGCGGAAGGGCTGTGGCTGGCGGCGGCCGCGCTCTACCTGCGGCCGTGGACGACGGCCGGGCTCACGGTGGCCGTGGTGACCACCGTCGCCGGATACACCGTCCTGACGACCGGGCAGGCGTGGCAGGGCGTCCTGCTCGGCAGTGCGGTCAGCTCCGTCACGATGGTCGTGACCATGCTGTTGTGGCGCTGGCTCTGGTGGGTGATCAGGGACGCGTACAACAGCCGGGAGGCCAAGGCGCGGCTGGCGGTGGCCGAGGAGCGGCTGCGGTTCGCACGGGACCTGCACGACCTGCTCGGGCACAGTCTTTCGGTGATCACGCTGAAGAGCGAGCTGGCCGCCAAGCTGGCGACCAAGGACACCGGCCGGGCCGCGGCCGAGATGGCCGAGGTCCGCGCGCTGGCCGTGGAGTCGCTGGCCGAGGTGCAGCAGGCGGTGCACGGCTATCAGGCACTCGACCTGGAGGAGGAGCTCGCCGGCGTGCGGGCGGCGCTGGAGGCGGCAGGCGCCCGCTGCGACATCGTGGCCAGGGCGGAGGACCTGTCGCCGGCCGCCAAGGCGCTGCTGGCGTGGGCGGTCCGCGAAGGCGGCACGAACGTGCTCAAGCACAGCAAGGCCACGCGCTGCGCGATCACCATCCACGGAGGCGTGCTCGAGATGCTCAACGACGGCGTGCACGGGGAGCCGGCGCCGCCCGGCAACGGGCTGCGCGGCCTGTCGGAGCGGCTGGCCACGGCCGGCGGCTCCTTCTCCGCCGCACCCACCCCGGCGGGCGAATTCCTGCTGCGTGCGGCGGTGCCGGCGTGATGCGGGAGTTGCTCGGCAGGGTCCGGAGAGCCTCCAAGCTGGACAAGGTCCGCTGGCTGATCCTCGGCTCGACCAACATCATCCTGCTGTTGCCGTTCTTCGGCTTCGTGGAGCTGTTCATCGGGTGGCAGGGGGGGAGACTGCCGTGGCCGCTCGGGGTGGGCGCCGCCGTCCTGCTGCTGGTCTTCATCGTGCTCAGCACGCGCCCGATCGCGATCGCGGTCAGGGGCGGAAAGCGGCCGACCGCGATCCTCACGGTCACCGGGGTGATCGTCGCACTTCTGTCCGTCTTCCCGCTCATCTGGATCATCCCGATCTGGCTGGCGTTGCTGGCGGCGTTCGCGCGCAAGCGCACCGTCATCGCCCTGTCCGTCGCCTCGATCGTGGTCGTCCACGTCTACGTCACCCTGGTCGAAGGCTTCATCGTCCCCCTGCTGCTGATGCAGACGCTGTTCACCGTGATCAGCGTCGGCGCGGTGTGGGCCAACCTGCGGCTCTGGCAACTGGCCAAGGAAGCGCACGAGGGGCAGGAGGCGCTGTCCAGGCTGGCGGTCTCCGAAGAGCGGCTGCGCTTCGCCCGCGACCTCAACGACCTGCTCGGGCAGAGCCTCACCGACGTCGCGTCCCGGGCCGCGCACGCCGAGCAGGCGCTGCGCGCCGATCCCGCGGCGGCCGCGGCCGAGATGTTCGAGGTACGCGACCTGTCCAGGCAGTCGTTACGCGAGGTGCGCACCGCCGTACAGAACTACCGGGCCCTCGATCTGGACGAGGTGCTCGCGAGCGTGCGGGCGGTGCTGGAGGCGGCGGACGTGCGGTGCACCGTACGCGCCGACACGGCCGCGCTGACGCCCGAGTCCCGCACGCTCCTGGCCACGGTCGTCCGCGAGGGCGCGACCAACGTGCTCAAGCACAGCCGGGCCGAACGCTGCACGATCACGATCGAGGACGGCGTGCTGGAAATGTCCAACGACGGGGTGAGCGGCCCGGTGGGCGAGCACGCCCCCAACGGACTGGGGGGGCTGGCCGAGCGCGTGCGCGCGGCAGGCGGCACCCTGCGGGCCGAGCCCACGCGCGAGGGCCGCTACCTGCTGCGGGCGGCGGTGCCCGCATGACTCTCCGGGAGCTCTCATGACCATCCGCGTGCTGCTCGCCGACGACGAGCATCTCATCCGCGGCGCCATCGCGGCCCTGCTGGACCTCGAGGACGGCATCGAGGTCGTGGCCCAGGTGGGCCGGGGCGACGAGGTGCTCGCGGCCGTGGCCGAGCACCGGCCCGATGTGGCCGTGCTCGACATCGAGATGCCGGGCATGGACGGCCTGAGCGCGGCCGAGCGCATCAGCGCCAAGTGCAAGATCGTCATCCTGACCAGCCTGGGCCGGCCCGGCTACCTGCGCAGGGCCATGGCGGCGGGCGTGAGCGGGTTCCTCGGCAAGGATGCCTCGGCCGAGGAGCTGGCCATGGCGATCCGCAAGGTGCACAGCGGCGGCCGCTACC from Nonomuraea polychroma encodes the following:
- a CDS encoding LLM class F420-dependent oxidoreductase translates to MKLRIFTEPQQGATYDDLLAVAQAAERLGFDAFFRSDHYQRIGPGDPGPGSTDAWITLAGLARETSRIRLGTLVTPATFRLPGPLAISVAQVDQMSGGRAELGFGTGWYDGEHSAYGIPFPPTGERFGRFEEQLEIITGLWTAEKSYSFEGSYYRLVDSPALPKPVQRPRPPVIIGGFGAKRTPRLAATYADEYNVPFRTLDDTAEAFDRVRAACETAGRTIKLSVAQTTVVGADRAEVERRAAAIGENPDTLSVGGLAGTPAEVVEKIGKFAELGAERVYLQILDLGDLDHLELIAAEVLPHV
- a CDS encoding sensor histidine kinase, producing the protein MAARPDTARKILIYWMDGMVVFVAILSIVFTLAAVAEGTVPPWAAAVAIGCTFGFYGLFPFLLRDAFDSRPRPTVKLLLAAVFAAANLAILPLAGDAASAWMQAEGLWLAAAALYLRPWTTAGLTVAVVTTVAGYTVLTTGQAWQGVLLGSAVSSVTMVVTMLLWRWLWWVIRDAYNSREAKARLAVAEERLRFARDLHDLLGHSLSVITLKSELAAKLATKDTGRAAAEMAEVRALAVESLAEVQQAVHGYQALDLEEELAGVRAALEAAGARCDIVARAEDLSPAAKALLAWAVREGGTNVLKHSKATRCAITIHGGVLEMLNDGVHGEPAPPGNGLRGLSERLATAGGSFSAAPTPAGEFLLRAAVPA
- a CDS encoding sensor histidine kinase; the encoded protein is MRELLGRVRRASKLDKVRWLILGSTNIILLLPFFGFVELFIGWQGGRLPWPLGVGAAVLLLVFIVLSTRPIAIAVRGGKRPTAILTVTGVIVALLSVFPLIWIIPIWLALLAAFARKRTVIALSVASIVVVHVYVTLVEGFIVPLLLMQTLFTVISVGAVWANLRLWQLAKEAHEGQEALSRLAVSEERLRFARDLNDLLGQSLTDVASRAAHAEQALRADPAAAAAEMFEVRDLSRQSLREVRTAVQNYRALDLDEVLASVRAVLEAADVRCTVRADTAALTPESRTLLATVVREGATNVLKHSRAERCTITIEDGVLEMSNDGVSGPVGEHAPNGLGGLAERVRAAGGTLRAEPTREGRYLLRAAVPA
- a CDS encoding response regulator transcription factor, which translates into the protein MTIRVLLADDEHLIRGAIAALLDLEDGIEVVAQVGRGDEVLAAVAEHRPDVAVLDIEMPGMDGLSAAERISAKCKIVILTSLGRPGYLRRAMAAGVSGFLGKDASAEELAMAIRKVHSGGRYLDAELAAAAMAAGDSPLTERERDALRLAGDGATISRIAGELHLTEGTVRNYLSSAMTKLNAQNRLEAIRTAQRMGWL